In the Mesoplodon densirostris isolate mMesDen1 chromosome 11, mMesDen1 primary haplotype, whole genome shotgun sequence genome, GTTCAGGGGGAGCAGAGGCAGCTGCCTTTATTGGGGGCCATGGGCCGGCTGGCTTCACTCAAAGGCCACGCACTTGATCTTGAAGTCGCCATCAGCTGCCAGGTAGTTGATGGCCTCCAGGTTGAGGCGGTTGGGGAACTTGAAGTCGTATCCACCAGGCAGCTGGATGGTTAGGTCTGCCTGATCGAAGGAGACGCACAcctgggggtggagaggggtAGTGAGCATGTGGACCCCATAGCGGGAGCCTCAGCCCTGCAGCCACGGCCTGCAGGTCCTAGGCCCCCCCAGAGCCCTTTCCTCACGTAGCCCTAACAACAGCCCCGCTTCATGGTGAGGCCCTGAGGTTGGGAGAGGGGATGATGCTCACCGAGGATCACACAGCAGGTGacgggagggaggggagatggagagggaggggaggggggcagggtgggACCCAGGTCTCTAGCCACTCaacccagctctgccccagcccagccagggccctgaccccaccccaggccccagcccaccTCCACAACACTTCCAGGCTGGAAGGGGAAGACGGACTCCCGCTGCTCAGCCCCCCAGGCCCCGCCATCCTTGCTGTTACACACGATGGTGTTGGTGTCCCCGTGCGCGTTGAAGCGGGGGTTGAAGTGCAGGCACAGGTTGTTGCCATCTTTGCCCAGGTTCAGCACGAAGCTAGGGGATAGCGGGTGGGCTTGAGGCTGCCCCCGCCCGCTGCAGCCCCCTCAGACCGACCAGTCTGTGCCGCTCAGTGCACATGAATGGACCTCACCGGGGGAACGCATGGAGCCAAGAGGAAGGAAACCTGGATTCTAGCTATGCCCTGCCAcctccttgctgtgtgaccttgagcaagtccctgCTCCATCTGGTTCTCACTTTCCATATCTGCACAGTGGGGGCTCCTCAGGAAGTATCTCTTAAGGGCCTTGCTATGCTGACAGCCAGGACTCTTGTAGACATGAATTTGTGTCCCTGCCCGTTTGGTCAAGGTCAGAGACTCCCTCCAGATGGTGACCTCTGGGAGGGCAAGGGTCCTGtctgtcttgtccatctctgtaTCTCTGGTGCGCAGCATGATGcgtgacacacagtaggtgctctgtaACCGTGGGGCGAATGAACGAATAACAATAATACATTTGCTGAGTCGAGGTAACAGCAAGGCCTCCCTCTGAGGATTTAGAAAGAATGACATGAGCAGTGCATATGAAGCGTGCGGCTCTTTATACTGTCAGCTGGTCATCAACGTGTGAGATGACCCAGCATTTCACCTCCACACAACCTCCCCCCTCCATTAACCGATTAACAAACGAGGCTCAAGGCGGTTGGTTGACTGGCCCAAGCTCACAAGGCTGCGGAGAAACTAGGCCAGCTGGCCGAATGATGAGTTAAGGAAGGACCGAAGGAGTGAAAAGTCGAGAGTGAAGAGCGCAGGATACACAGACCTCAGAGGGCGGGCAGCGAGGGTGACACCCTTTCattccctctccccgcccccctcaGCCTCTGGTCCCGCCCACAGCAGTGGGGAGGGAAGGCCAGCCGAGGCAGATGACGAGGCCGCAGCTGGTTTAGTTTAAGGGGGCGACAACGGTGGGGGCGTCCAGACTCCGCGGAGGAAGTGACTCACCCAGAAGACGTAGCCTCAGCAGCCGCCGACATTAACCCCGCCCCGCCGGAGGGAGGAGCCGGGCCCGGCCAGCCACGCCCCTGCCAGACGCGGGGCGGGACCCTCGAGCTCCAGCCCCCGCCCCTgccgcccgccgcccccgccgtCGTCCCCTCACCTCTTGGCGTCCGGGGGCACCTCGCCCCGCACTCTGAGGCACTCCCCAGCTTTGAGATTCAGGTTGCTGGCGACCAGACCCTGCGCAGACAAGACCCCGCCCAACCGGGTTAGAGGACGCagggtgggagggtgagaggTCGTGCCCCTCGCCGGGAAGACCAGGCCTGCGCTGACCTGGCCGACCCGAAGGCTCAGGAACCCGGCTGCAAGTTCTAGACTCTCCTTCTTTGTGTGCTGCTGGGCAAGTCCCTACTCCCAACTGGGTCAGTTTCTTGTCTGTAACATGACTGAGGTTCTAGAAGACAGGATCTAAAAGTTTCTGCGGTTTAGCCCGGGGATTTTAGATGCAGAGTAGCCTGGGAGGTGGAGTGCTGTGCTCCATCGCCTCATTGAATAGATGGAGAGAACCAGGCTCCAAACGCGTCACACTGCGAGTTGGGGGCAAAGGAAGGTGAGTGAGGCGTCTGCCCCTCTGCTGGAGAGGaagaggcctggggctgggccatCCCCCACCATCCCCTTCAAGCTCCTCTGTGCAGAGAgggccaggggctggagaggagaCCCCTAAGGAGCACAGCTAGACCCCTCTAAGAAGGGAGAGCAGCCCAGGGCGGGAGCCTGCAACCTGGCTGGCTCGGGGTTAACAAGAGCCAGCGCAAAGCTTCACTGGTGTGAGTGGTTCCTCCTGCCAGAAACTTGAATCCTTTCCCTAGGGGCCTGCAGAAGATTCTTGCTGCCTTCTTGCTCCTTTATcacagcccccaccccccagcttggAGGAATGGTTGAGCGGGAattcccccagcccccacctgacCAGCCTGGACAGAATCACCCGCCCTCGGCTAACCCAGGCAGGCTCCCTCCCGACAGCCTGTCTCAGATCCTGGCGACTTTTACAGCTCTGGAGCAGAGGGTGACTCTGCCCTGGCCCAGTGACAGGGACAGCTgcaggggggaggggacaggaggctctttggggggaagggggaagggatagGGGCCTGGGCGCCCTCAAAATGCCCCACTCCACCTCCAGTCGGCCACACCCTTCCCACTCCCACTTCTCAGAGAGCTGCAGAATGTCAGCCCTTGGCTGTCAGACCCTGGAGGAATCCAGAAAATTCTTAAGCCAGAGAAGGCCTTGGGGAAGCATGGAgcccacccccattttacagacacggccactgaggcccagaaaagacACTTGTTCAAGGCCACGCCACAAGAACTAGAACCCAGATCGTGATCTGCCCTCACTCTGCCTGGCTGTCTGCCCCCACGCCATCTGTGGGCCTTGGGGTGGGGTCCCCATACTCACACAAGCCATGATTGAGGAGAGGAGGATGTTCCTGGGACTTGGAGACCAGCTGTCTGAAGACTACCCGAGAGATGGGCCACAGCCCGCTCCCACCCTTTTAACTGGACCAGACCCGGGTGAGTCCCGCCCCCTGGACGCTGAGCCAATTGTAACTCAGAAGGGAGATGGGGGCCACGGGAGGCGGAGTCAATGGAATTTTGAAGCCAGTTCTGGAGCAGAGATGACCAATCAGAGTGGAGACCCCCCCACACTCCTTCTTAGCCACTCCCCCAAGGTCCAGGCTCCACCTCCCATTCTCTTACCCCTTCCCAAAATTATGCTGTGGCAAAGAATGGCGGAAGCCAGTGGAAAATAGTTTGAGGATGAGCTAGGCCCAAGAGTTGGCTGGAAGAGGGCCAGGGCCAGCTATCTGAGCTCAGGGGGTCCCCCATAGAAGGCGGCTGAGGAGGTGCAGTGTCCTTCAAGAATTAGATCTGGGGTTCGTGAGGCTGCTCCCTGGCAGGGGCCAGGGCGTGGCCCGCTCTGGGCCCCTCTGCAGAGGACCCAGGACCCATTAACCACAAAGCCCTGGCCCCGCCTGGGCCTCCCCCGG is a window encoding:
- the LGALS1 gene encoding galectin-1 — translated: MACGLVASNLNLKAGECLRVRGEVPPDAKSFVLNLGKDGNNLCLHFNPRFNAHGDTNTIVCNSKDGGAWGAEQRESVFPFQPGSVVEVCVSFDQADLTIQLPGGYDFKFPNRLNLEAINYLAADGDFKIKCVAFE